Proteins encoded by one window of Cannabis sativa cultivar Pink pepper isolate KNU-18-1 chromosome 4, ASM2916894v1, whole genome shotgun sequence:
- the LOC115714523 gene encoding uncharacterized protein At4g15545 isoform X1 yields the protein MLAKESTVGFDLPEEVLQLLPSDPFEQLDVARKITSIALSTRVSSLESESSDLRAKLADKDDVIADLQSQIQSLDASLSQTTDKLAVAEHEKENLVKENAILSNLVKKLNKDVSKLEVFRKTLMRSLQEDDDSSGGAPDIVAKIKNHPSLSSSSQIGEDDASGISRTSSMRSQFSEVGNSVSEDRDTEVTMATSRPRVSPGLLLASQTSTPRLTPPGSPPSVSASVSPTKTSKPVSPRRHAISFSTSRGMFEDRFGSATSGHYGADPASHTARTRVDGKEFFRQVRSRLSYEQFGAFLSNVKELNSHKQTKEEALQKVDEIFGPDNKDLYAIFEGLISRNINSNAPPPPQQPQLVT from the exons atgttAGCTAAGGAATCAACGGTTGGATTCGACCTTCCCGAGGAAGTGTTGCAACTACTGCCGTCCGATCCTTTTGAACAGCTCGACGTGGCCCGAAAAATCACCTCCATTGCTCTCTCGACACGTGTCTCATCTCTCGAATCTGAGTCCTCTGATTTACGCGCCAAACTCGCCGATAAGGATGACGTCATCGCCGACCTTCAGTCCCAGATTCAATCTCTCGACGCTTCTCTTTCCCAAACCACCGACAAACTCGCCGTAGCCGAACATGAAAAG GAGAATTTAGTAAAAGAGAATGCGATTTTGAGCAACCTAGTTAAGAAGCTCAACAAAGATGTATCGAAG TTGGAGGTGTTTAGAAAGACGCTTATGCGATCACTCCAAGAAGATGATGATAGTTCT GGTGGAGCTCCTGATATTGTGGCTAAGATAAAAAACCATCCCAGTTTATCTTCTTCCTCACAAATTGGAG AAGATGATGCCTCAGGTATATCTAGAACATCTTCAATGCGGAGTCAATTCTCTGAAGTAGGAAATTCAGTTTCTGAAGATCGTGACACAGAAG TTACAATGGCAACCTCAAGGCCTCGCGTATCACCTGGTCTCCTCTTAGCATCCCAGACTAGTACGCCTCGTCTAACACCTCCTGGATCGCCTCCAAGTGTCTCTGCATCGGTCTCCCCAACAAAAACATCTAAGCCCGTGTCCCCAAGGCGTCATGCAATCTCATTCTCAACTTCAAGAGGCATGTTTGAAGATAGGTTTGGTTCTGCAACCTCAGGTCATTATGGAGCCGATCCAGCTTCACATACCG CAAGAACCCGGGTTGATGGGAAGGAATTTTTTCGCCAAGTCAG GAGCCGATTGTCTTATGAACAGTTTGGTGCATTCCTTTCAAATGTGAAGGAACTAAATTCTCACAAGCAAACAAAAGAG GAGGCTCTACAAAAGGTTGATGAGATTTTTGGTCCAGACAACAAGGACCTTTATGCTATATTTGAGGGATTGATAAGTCGTAATATCAACTCAAATGCCCCACCACCACCACAGCAACCACAGTTGGTAACTTAG
- the LOC115714523 gene encoding uncharacterized protein At4g15545 isoform X2, with protein MLAKESTVGFDLPEEVLQLLPSDPFEQLDVARKITSIALSTRVSSLESESSDLRAKLADKDDVIADLQSQIQSLDASLSQTTDKLAVAEHEKENLVKENAILSNLVKKLNKDVSKLEVFRKTLMRSLQEDDDSSGGAPDIVAKIKNHPSLSSSSQIGDDASGISRTSSMRSQFSEVGNSVSEDRDTEVTMATSRPRVSPGLLLASQTSTPRLTPPGSPPSVSASVSPTKTSKPVSPRRHAISFSTSRGMFEDRFGSATSGHYGADPASHTARTRVDGKEFFRQVRSRLSYEQFGAFLSNVKELNSHKQTKEEALQKVDEIFGPDNKDLYAIFEGLISRNINSNAPPPPQQPQLVT; from the exons atgttAGCTAAGGAATCAACGGTTGGATTCGACCTTCCCGAGGAAGTGTTGCAACTACTGCCGTCCGATCCTTTTGAACAGCTCGACGTGGCCCGAAAAATCACCTCCATTGCTCTCTCGACACGTGTCTCATCTCTCGAATCTGAGTCCTCTGATTTACGCGCCAAACTCGCCGATAAGGATGACGTCATCGCCGACCTTCAGTCCCAGATTCAATCTCTCGACGCTTCTCTTTCCCAAACCACCGACAAACTCGCCGTAGCCGAACATGAAAAG GAGAATTTAGTAAAAGAGAATGCGATTTTGAGCAACCTAGTTAAGAAGCTCAACAAAGATGTATCGAAG TTGGAGGTGTTTAGAAAGACGCTTATGCGATCACTCCAAGAAGATGATGATAGTTCT GGTGGAGCTCCTGATATTGTGGCTAAGATAAAAAACCATCCCAGTTTATCTTCTTCCTCACAAATTGGAG ATGATGCCTCAGGTATATCTAGAACATCTTCAATGCGGAGTCAATTCTCTGAAGTAGGAAATTCAGTTTCTGAAGATCGTGACACAGAAG TTACAATGGCAACCTCAAGGCCTCGCGTATCACCTGGTCTCCTCTTAGCATCCCAGACTAGTACGCCTCGTCTAACACCTCCTGGATCGCCTCCAAGTGTCTCTGCATCGGTCTCCCCAACAAAAACATCTAAGCCCGTGTCCCCAAGGCGTCATGCAATCTCATTCTCAACTTCAAGAGGCATGTTTGAAGATAGGTTTGGTTCTGCAACCTCAGGTCATTATGGAGCCGATCCAGCTTCACATACCG CAAGAACCCGGGTTGATGGGAAGGAATTTTTTCGCCAAGTCAG GAGCCGATTGTCTTATGAACAGTTTGGTGCATTCCTTTCAAATGTGAAGGAACTAAATTCTCACAAGCAAACAAAAGAG GAGGCTCTACAAAAGGTTGATGAGATTTTTGGTCCAGACAACAAGGACCTTTATGCTATATTTGAGGGATTGATAAGTCGTAATATCAACTCAAATGCCCCACCACCACCACAGCAACCACAGTTGGTAACTTAG